From Myxocyprinus asiaticus isolate MX2 ecotype Aquarium Trade chromosome 25, UBuf_Myxa_2, whole genome shotgun sequence, one genomic window encodes:
- the LOC127415585 gene encoding trace amine-associated receptor 4-like, whose protein sequence is MASNETDIYAENILLCYPLLPNSCPRTQRHTIVKVAMYTFMLLIAIMTVFGNLLVIISISHFKQLQSPTHLIVQSLAACDCLLGSLVMPYSMVRSVEGCWFLGDIVCKVHSSLDMTFCISSILHLSLISIDRYWAICDPLRYKMRVTNCTVTVFVTFTWLFSFVYSFSIVFSGVNNIGLEELILEMSCFGGCVLYFNKEWGLICVLLVFLIPGTIMSSLYISIFHVVKKHAKVLSEKVSTTVGVHTQSSAQRERKAAKTLALIMGVFFLCWLPFFIATAVDPFLNFVTPVDVFDALVWFGYFNSTCNPLIYGFFYPRFQKAFKILISTYICGFSERTILIFE, encoded by the coding sequence ATGGCTTCAAATGAAACAGACATTTACGCTGAAAACATTCTTCTCTGCTATCCACTTCTACCAAACTCCTGTCCCAGAACGCAACGTCACACTATAGTTAAAGTGGCAATGTACACTTTCATGCTGCTCATTGctattatgactgtttttgggAACCTGCTGGTCATCATCTCTATCTCACACTTCAAACAGCTGCAGTCTCCAACTCATCTCATTGTGCAATCTCTGGCTGCTTGTGACTGTCTGCTGGGCTCTTTGGTCATGCCCTACAGCATGGTGCGATCTGTGGAAGGGTGCTGGTTTTTGGGAGATATTGTTTGTAAAGTTCATTCTAGTTTGGATATGACTTTCTGTATCTCTTCCATACTGCATCTGAGTTTAATATCTATTGATAGGTATTGGGCCATCTGTGACCCTTTAAGATACAAAATGAGGGTGACAAACTGTACTGTAACTGTATTTGTTACTTTCACATGGCTGTTTTCCTTTGTGTATAGCTTTTCTATTGTGTTTTCAGGGGTAAATAACATTGGTTTGGAGGAACTAATATTAGAGATGTCTTGTTTTGGAGGCTGTGTCCTGTATTTTAACAAAGAGTGGGGCCTAATTTGTGTACTTTTGGTATTCCTTATTCCAGGAACTATCATGAGCTCTTTGTACATCAGCATTTTCCATGTTGTGAAAAAACATGCAAAGGTTCTATCTGAGAAAGTGTCCACCACAGTGGGGGTTCATACCCAAAGCTctgctcagagagagagaaaagcagctAAAACTCTTGCCCTCATTATGGGTGTGTTTTTTCTCTGCTGGCTGCCTTTTTTTATTGCTACCGCTGTTGATCCTTTCCTCAATTTTGTGACTCCTGTTGATGTATTTGATGCTTTGGTTTGGTTTGGGTATTTTAACTCCACTTGTAACCCTTTGATATATGGATTTTTCTATCCTCGCTTTCAAAAGGCCTTTAAGATTCTCATATCCACTTACATCTGTGGCTTCAGTGAAAGAACCATATTGATATTTGAATGA
- the LOC127415682 gene encoding trace amine-associated receptor 4-like has protein sequence MTSNETDIYVENLLLCYPLLPDSCPRANRLTVIKLAMYTVMLCMIITTVFGNLLVIISISHFRQLQSPTHLIVRSLAASDCLLGSLVMPYSMVRSVEGCWFLGDVVCKVHSSLDMTFSISSLIHLSLISVDRYWAICDPLRYKMRVTNNTVTVFTTFTWLFSFLYSFSIVFSGVNAIGLELFILQIYCVGNCVLYFNKQWGLVCSLLTFFLPGTIMSSLYMKIFHVARKHSKVMSERVTMGAKGEMKSQSSAQRESKAAKTLAIVMGVFFLCWLPFFTATAIDPFLNFVIPGDVYDALVWFGYFNSTCNPLIYGFFYPRFQKAFKILISTYACGFNYLNTVTLE, from the coding sequence ATGACTTCAAATGAGACAGACATTTATGTTGAGAATCTACTTCTCTGCTATCCACTTCTACCGGACTCGTGTCCCAGAGCGAATCGgcttactgtaattaaattggcAATGTACACTGTCATGCTGTGCATGATCATCACCACAGTTTTTGGGAACCTGCTGGTCATCATCTCCATCTCGCACTTCAGACAGCTTCAGTCTCCAACTCATCTAATTGTTCGCTCTCTGGCTGCCAGCGACTGTCTGCTAGGTTCTTTGGTCATGCCATACAGCATGGTGCGATCTGTGGAAGGGTGCTGGTTTTTGggagatgttgtttgtaaagtTCATTCTAGTTTGGATATGACTTTCAGCATCTCTTCTTTAATACATCTAAGTTTAATATCTGTTGACAGGTACTGGGCCATCTGTGACCCTTTAAGGTACAAAATGAGGGTGACAAACAACACTGTGACTGTTTTTACTACCTTCACGTGGCTGTTTTCCTTTTTGTACAGCTTTTCTATTGTATTTTCAGGTGTAAATGCAATCGGTCTAGAATTGTTCATTTTGCAGATTTATTGTGTGGGAAATTGTGTTCTGTATTTTAACAAACAGTGGGGTCTTGTTTGCTCACTTCTCACGTTCTTCCTTCCAGGGACTATCATGAGCTCTTTGTATATGAAAATCTTTCATGTTGCAAGAAAACATTCAAAGGTTATGTCTGAAAGAGTGACTATGGGGGCTAAAGGGGAAATGAAAAGTCAAAGCTCTGCGCAGAGAGAGAGCAAGGCAGCTAAGACTCTGGCCATTGTTATGGGTGTGTTTTTTCTCTGCTGGCTGCCCTTTTTTACTGCCACTGCTATTGATCCTTTCCTCAATTTTGTGATTCCAGGTGATGTTTATGATGCTTTGGTTTGGTTTGGGTACTTTAACTCGACTTGTAACCCACTGATCTATGGTTTTTTTTATCCTCGCTTTCAGAAGGCCTTTAAGATTCTCATATCCACTTATGCCTGTGGCTTCAATTACTTAAACACCGTAACACTTGAATGA